From the genome of Psychroserpens ponticola, one region includes:
- a CDS encoding NAD-dependent epimerase/dehydratase family protein: MIKGVHMILVTGGTGLVGSHLLYKLVRENEHVRAIYRRSHTLKRVKHVFSYYCENHNELYNKIEWVEADLNDVPALEFAFKDIDYVYHCAAFVSFEPNKYYQLRNINIEGTANIVNLCVSNRIKKLCYVSSIAAIGHEPNPEQLITEKTEWNPEEDNSVYAITKYGAEMEVWRGTQEGVPAVIVNPGIILGPGYWKGGSSGNLFRLIHKGMTYFSSGSSGYVNVWDVSDIMYKLMKSDIINERYILVSENLSFKAFQEKVAQTLNVKPAKKEISLMILEIGWRLDWLSSKLLGRRRKLSKQLAKSIRTKTVYDNSKIKNAIQTEFNSINNSIEKVSEYYLKDTN, translated from the coding sequence ATGATTAAAGGAGTTCATATGATTTTAGTAACTGGAGGAACAGGATTAGTTGGATCACATTTATTGTACAAACTTGTTCGTGAAAACGAACATGTAAGAGCAATTTATAGAAGATCACATACCCTAAAACGTGTAAAACATGTATTCTCTTATTACTGCGAAAATCATAACGAACTTTACAATAAAATTGAATGGGTTGAAGCCGATTTAAATGATGTTCCTGCACTAGAATTCGCTTTTAAAGATATAGACTATGTTTATCACTGCGCTGCTTTTGTAAGTTTTGAACCCAACAAATACTATCAACTTAGAAATATTAACATTGAAGGAACTGCTAATATTGTTAACCTTTGTGTTTCAAACCGTATCAAAAAACTTTGCTATGTGAGTTCAATTGCAGCTATTGGACATGAACCTAATCCTGAGCAATTAATAACAGAGAAAACCGAATGGAATCCAGAAGAAGATAATAGTGTTTATGCAATTACTAAATATGGAGCTGAAATGGAAGTCTGGAGAGGCACTCAAGAAGGTGTGCCAGCTGTTATAGTAAATCCAGGAATTATTTTAGGTCCTGGATATTGGAAAGGTGGTAGTAGCGGAAATTTGTTTAGACTGATACATAAAGGGATGACATATTTTTCTTCAGGCTCATCTGGATATGTTAATGTTTGGGATGTAAGCGACATCATGTATAAATTAATGAAGTCTGATATTATTAACGAACGTTATATTTTAGTATCTGAAAATCTATCATTTAAAGCATTTCAGGAAAAAGTAGCTCAAACCCTAAATGTAAAACCTGCAAAAAAGGAAATTAGCCTTATGATTTTAGAAATTGGTTGGCGTTTAGATTGGCTTTCCAGTAAACTGCTTGGAAGACGAAGAAAACTCTCAAAACAACTGGCTAAATCTATTAGAACTAAAACGGTTTATGACAATTCTAAAATTAAAAACGCTATACAAACAGAGTTTAATAGTATTAATAATTCTATAGAAAAGGTCTCTGAATATTATTTAAAAGACACGAATTAA
- the tyrS gene encoding tyrosine--tRNA ligase produces the protein MIKNFVEELQWRGMVHDTMPGAEDHLMEEMRSAYVGFDPTADSLHIGNLVPIMLLAHYQRCGHKPFALVGGATGMIGDPSGKSSERNLLDEKTLRHNQNAIKKQLAHFLDFESDVPNSAELVNNYDWMKEFSFLEFIRDVGKHITVNYMMAKDSVKNRISSESSDGMSFTEFTYQLVQGYDFLHLYRENNCSIQMGGSDQWGNITTGTELIRRVGKGKGFAITCPLITKSDGSKFGKSEGGNVWLDANRTSPYKFYQYWLNSSDEDAEKYIKIFTFLTEEDIKSIVVAHQEAPHQRGLQKRLAEEITTMVHSKTDFENAEKASNILFSKTFKADIKTLDEHTFLDVFEGVPQAELPKADLTSGLDMIGALAAKTNFLASNSEARRALKENAVAVNKEKVKEDYQLSDDDLINDKYIILNKGKKNTYIIKVV, from the coding sequence ATGATTAAAAATTTTGTTGAAGAGTTACAGTGGAGAGGAATGGTACATGATACAATGCCTGGAGCAGAAGATCATTTAATGGAAGAGATGCGTTCTGCATATGTTGGTTTTGATCCAACTGCAGATTCTTTGCATATAGGAAATCTCGTTCCAATCATGTTATTGGCACATTATCAGCGTTGTGGACATAAGCCGTTTGCTTTGGTTGGTGGAGCAACAGGAATGATTGGTGATCCTTCAGGGAAATCTAGCGAGCGTAACTTGTTAGATGAAAAAACATTGCGTCATAACCAAAATGCTATAAAAAAACAATTAGCTCATTTTTTAGATTTTGAAAGTGATGTTCCTAATTCAGCGGAATTGGTTAATAACTATGATTGGATGAAAGAATTCTCGTTTCTGGAGTTTATTCGTGATGTGGGAAAACATATAACGGTCAATTATATGATGGCTAAAGATTCTGTAAAGAATAGAATTTCTTCTGAATCTAGTGACGGAATGTCATTTACAGAATTCACATATCAACTCGTTCAAGGTTATGATTTCTTACATTTATACAGAGAGAATAATTGTAGTATTCAAATGGGAGGAAGTGATCAATGGGGAAATATTACAACAGGTACCGAATTAATTAGACGTGTAGGAAAAGGAAAAGGTTTTGCAATTACTTGTCCGTTAATTACTAAAAGTGATGGTTCTAAATTTGGTAAGTCTGAAGGTGGAAACGTTTGGTTGGATGCTAACAGAACGTCGCCATATAAATTTTATCAATATTGGTTAAATTCTAGTGATGAAGATGCAGAAAAGTATATCAAAATTTTCACATTCCTCACCGAAGAAGATATTAAAAGTATTGTTGTAGCACATCAAGAAGCACCTCACCAAAGAGGTTTGCAAAAACGTTTAGCTGAAGAGATTACAACAATGGTACATTCAAAAACTGATTTCGAAAATGCAGAGAAAGCGTCTAATATCTTGTTCAGTAAAACCTTCAAAGCAGATATAAAAACCTTAGATGAACACACTTTTTTAGATGTGTTTGAAGGTGTGCCTCAAGCTGAACTGCCTAAGGCAGACTTGACATCTGGTTTAGATATGATTGGAGCTTTAGCAGCTAAAACAAATTTCTTAGCGTCTAATAGTGAAGCTCGACGTGCCTTAAAAGAAAATGCAGTTGCAGTGAATAAAGAAAAGGTGAAAGAAGACTATCAATTATCTGATGATGATTTAATCAATGATAAGTACATCATTTTAAATAAAGGAAAGAAAAATACTTATATTATAAAAGTTGTTTAA
- a CDS encoding LuxE/PaaK family acyltransferase: MINIQDIFSMSSEDRFNAMALDVFKFQFDNNPVYRSFCDLLYKHPSDIKRIEDIPFLPIQFFKSHEVLSSKNSIETTFSSSGTTGSLTSKHHVTDLNIYEKSFRKGFQEFYGNIEDYVILALLPSYLERQGSSLIYMVNDMIEHSKHPESGFYLDSISELKEQLITLDSKGQKVLLIGVSFALLDVVETYQFQLKNTIVMETGGMKGRRKELVRAELHSILKEGFGVSNIHSEYGMTELLSQGYSKGNGVFECPNWMRILTRDPEDALTLQQHQKTGGINVIDLANINSCSFIATQDLGRVEKDGSFEIIGRFDSSDIRGCNLMVL, encoded by the coding sequence ATGATAAACATTCAGGATATCTTTTCAATGTCTTCGGAAGACAGATTCAATGCTATGGCATTGGATGTTTTTAAATTTCAGTTTGATAACAATCCTGTGTATCGTTCTTTTTGTGATTTGTTATACAAGCACCCAAGCGATATCAAACGTATTGAAGACATTCCATTTTTACCCATTCAGTTTTTCAAAAGCCATGAGGTTTTAAGTTCTAAAAATTCAATTGAAACTACATTTTCAAGTAGTGGTACTACTGGAAGTTTAACAAGCAAGCATCATGTAACCGATTTAAACATTTACGAAAAAAGCTTCAGAAAAGGGTTTCAAGAGTTTTATGGAAACATTGAAGACTATGTCATCTTAGCTTTATTGCCTAGTTATTTAGAACGACAAGGCTCGTCTTTGATTTATATGGTGAATGATATGATAGAACACTCTAAACATCCTGAAAGTGGGTTTTATTTAGATAGTATTTCAGAATTAAAAGAACAGCTTATCACTTTAGATTCAAAAGGACAAAAAGTACTTCTGATAGGTGTTTCATTTGCTTTGTTAGATGTGGTTGAAACCTATCAATTTCAGCTTAAAAATACGATTGTCATGGAAACTGGTGGCATGAAAGGTCGCAGAAAAGAATTGGTTCGTGCTGAATTACATTCTATCTTAAAAGAAGGCTTTGGTGTTTCAAATATTCATAGTGAATATGGCATGACCGAATTATTAAGTCAAGGATATTCTAAAGGAAACGGCGTTTTCGAATGTCCAAATTGGATGCGAATACTAACACGAGATCCAGAAGATGCACTTACACTTCAACAACATCAAAAAACTGGTGGAATTAATGTCATTGACTTAGCAAACATCAATTCTTGTTCATTTATCGCAACTCAAGATTTAGGCAGAGTTGAAAAAGATGGTTCATTTGAAATTATTGGTCGATTTGATTCTAGTGATATTAGAGGCTGTAATTTAATGGTGTTGTAA